From one Aspergillus fumigatus Af293 chromosome 8, whole genome shotgun sequence genomic stretch:
- a CDS encoding SH3 domain-containing protein, translated as MLYLPLVALSFATTLVSAYPITGNGVNCRSGPGTNYPVVKSYPKGHEVSIVCQAPGTDIKGDKLWDKTSDGCYVADYYVKTGTTGYVTKHCDGGSDGGSDGGSGNLPGLSAKQSSHARKIIGEAKKEGLGRQGCLAAIATGLVESNLLIYANSKVPESLKYPHDAVGHDYDSVGIFQQRAIYYPNIAADMDPARSAAQFFAKMKKISGWKTMDVGKLCQKVQVSAYPDRYAKRVPEAKKICAAGGL; from the exons ATGTTGTACCTTCCTCTCGTTGCCCTTTCCTTTGCCACCACCCTGGTGAGCGCATACCCCATCACTGGCAATGGAGTCAACTGCCGCTCGGGCCCTGGCACCAACTACCCCGTGGTCAAGTCTTACCCCAAGGGCCATGAGGTCTCCATTGTCTGCCAAGCGCCCGGCACCGACATCAAGGGCGACAAGCTCTGGGACAAGACCTCCGACGGCTGCTATGTCGCCGATTACTACGTGAAGACCGGCACCACCGGCTATGTCACCAAGCACTGCGATGGCGGCAGCGATGGCGGCAGCGATGGTGGCAGCGGCAACCTTCCCGGTCTCTCTGCGAAACAGTCCTCTCACGCCCGCAAGATCATCGgggaggccaagaaggaagGCCTTGGTCGGCAGGGTTGCCTGGCTGCTATTGCGACCGGCTTGGTCGAG TCCAACCTCTTGATCTATGCCAACAGCAAGGTCCCCGAGTCCCTGAAGTACCCCCATGACGCCGTCGGCCACGACTACGACAGcgtcggcatcttccagcaacGTGCTATCTACTACCCCAACATCGCCGCTGACATGGACCCTGCCCGCTCCGCCGCTCAGTTCTTCgccaagatgaagaagatcagcggctggaagacgatggaCGTCGGCAAGCTTTGCCAGAAGGTGCAAGTCTCGGCTTATCCCGATCGCTATGCTAAGCGTGTGcccgaggcgaagaagatctgcgCTGCTGGCGGACTGTAA
- the rodC gene encoding hydrophobin family protein gives MLVTMRLSRSIAVFTLVTYATGLPSLQVIPRGEPQLPLLDPSMTIKEAARKCGDKAQLSCCNRVVKAGDYTSVDEGIGAGLLSNLAGGGSGISSILAFDQCSRLDAQVPVVLLPIQDLLNQHCKQNVACCQKNPGDASSSGVGVSLPCIALGSVA, from the exons ATGCTGGTCACCATGAGGCTATCCCGGAGTATCGCAGTCTTCACTCTCGTCACCTACGCGACTGGCCTTCCCTCCCTCCAGGTCATTCCGCGAGGCGAGCCACAGTTGCCGCTGCTCGATCCGTCAATGACCATCAAGGAAGCTGCGCGCAAATGTGGGGATAAAGCGCAGCTTTCGTGCTGTAATCGGGTCGTCAAAGCTGGGGATTATACCTCAGTCGACGAGGGGATCGGCGCTGGACTTCTGAGCAACCTCGCTGGGGGTGGTTCCGGAATAAGCAGCATTCTGGCTTTTGATCAATGCTCCAGGTTGGATGCGCAAG TCCCTGTGGTCCTTTTACCTATCCAGGATCTGCTGAACCAGCACTGCAAGCAAAACGTGGCTTGTTGTCAGAAGAACCCCGGCGATGCG TCTTCATCTGGTGTCGGTGTCAGTCTGCCGTGCATTGCTTTGGGATCCGTTGCGTAA
- the mep gene encoding extracellular metalloproteinase, whose protein sequence is MRGLLLAGALALPASVFAHPAHQSYGLNRRTVDLNAFRLKSLAKYVNATETVIEAPSSFAPFKPQSYVEVATQHVKMIAPDATFRVVDDHYVGDNGVAHVHFRQTANGLDIDNADFNVNVGKDGKVFSYGNSFYTGQIPSSAALTKRDFSDPVTALKGTTNTLQLPITVDSASSESTEEKESYVFKGVSGTVSDPKAKLVYFVKDDGTLALAWRVETDIDSNWLLTYIDAKSGEEIHGVVDYVAEADYQVYAWGINDPTEGERTVIKDPWDSVASEFTWISDGSTNYTTSRGNNGIAQSNPSGGSSYLNNYRPSSSSLSFKYPYSVSSSPPSSYIDASIIQLFYTANIYHDLLYTLGFTEKAGNFEYNTNGQGGLGNDYVILNAQDGSGTNNANFATPPDGQPGRMRMYVWTESTPYRDGSFEAGIVIHEYTHGLSNRLTGGPANSNCLNALESGGMGEGWSDFMATAIRLKPGDKRSTDYTMGEWASNRAGGIRQYPYSTSLSTNPLTYTSVNSLNAVHAIGTVWASMLYEVLWNLIDKHGKNDAPKPTLRDGVPTDGKYLAMKLVMDGMALQPCNPNFVQARDAILDADTALTGGENQCEIWTAFAKRGLGAGAKYSSRNRVGSTEVPSGVC, encoded by the exons ATGCgcggccttcttctggctggGGCTCTTGCCCTACCTGCTTCTGTCTTTGCCCATCCCGCTCACCAGTCTTACGGACTCAATCGTCGTACTGTTGATCTGAATGCTTTCCGCTTGAAGTCCCTGGCCAAGTACGTCAATGCCACAGAGACCGTCATTGAGGCCCCGTCCTCCTTTGCCCCTTTCAAGCCGCAAAGCTATGTGGAGGTGGCGACGCAACATGTCAAGATGATTGCCCCTGATGCGACTTTCCGCGTGGTCGACGATCACTATGTTGGTGACAACGGCGTTGCCCATGTCCATTTCCGCCAGACGGCCAACGGTCTCGATATCGACAATGCTGACTTCAATGTCAAC GTCGGAAAAGATGGAAAGGTCTTTTCGTATGGCAACTCTTTCTATACCGGACAGATCCCCAGCTCGGCTGCATTGACCAAGCGTGACTTCTCCGACCCTGTGACTGCTCTCAAGGGAACTACAAATACACTACAGCTGCCCATCACTGTGGATAGCGCGTCGTCCGAGAGcacagaggagaaggagtcGTATGTTTTCAAAGGGGTCTCTGGCACTGTCTCTGATCCCAAAGCCAAACTGGTATACTTTGTCAAAGACGATGGAACCCTCGCCTTGGCATGGAGAGTTGAGACCGACATTGATAGCAACTGGCTGTTGACCTACATCGATGCCAAGAGCGGCGAGGAGATCCACGGTGTGGTGGACTATGTTGCTGAAGCCGACTACCAAGTATA CGCATGGGGCATTAATGACCCAACAGAGGGCGAGCGGACGGTGATCAAGGATCCTTGGGACTCGGTCGCGTCGGAATTCACCTGGATCAGTGATGGCAGCACAAATTATACCACTTCGCGCGGCAACAACGGCATCGCGCAATCCAATCCCAGCGGTGGGTCGAGCTACCTGAACAACTACCGCCCTAGCAGCTCGAGCCTGTCATTCAAGTATCCCTATAGTGTGAGCTCGTCGCCGCCATCATCCTACATCGACGCATCGATCATCCAGCTCTTCTACACGGCCAATATCTACCATGATCTGCTTTACACCCTGGGCTTCACCGAAAAGGCCGGTAACTTCGAGTACAACACTAACGGGCAAGGCGGCCTGGGAAATGACTATGTCATCCTGAACGCCCAGGACGGCTCTGGCACCAACAACGCCAACTTTGCCACTCCTCCTGATGGCCAGCCCGGCCGCATGCGCATGTACGTCTGGACCGAGTCGACGCCGTACCGCGACGGCTCCTTTGAGGCTGGAATCGTGATCCACGAGTATACTCACGGTC TTTCCAACCGACTCACTGGCGGCCCTGCCAACTCCAACTGCCTGAACGCCCTCGAGTCAGGCGGCATGGGCGAAGGCTGGAGTGATTTCATGGCGACGGCCATCCGTCTGAAGCCCGGCGACAAGCGCTCGACCGACTACACCATGGGCGAATGGGCTTCCAACCGGGCAGGCGGAATCCGCCAGTACCCGTACTCGACCTCGCTGAGCACCAACCCTCTAACGTACACCAGCGTCAACTCGCTGAACGCGGTGCACGCCATTGGCACGGTCTGGGCATCCATGCTGTACGAGGTGTTGTGGAATTTGATCGATAAGCACGGCAAGAATGATGCGCCGAAGCCTACCCTGCGCGATGGGGTGCCGACGGACGGCAAGTACCTTGCCATGAAACTAGTCATGGATGGGATGGCATT GCAACCATGCAACCCCAACTTTGTCCAGGCCCGTGACGCCATCCTCGATGCTGATACTGCTCTGACTGGTGGCGAGAACCAGTGTGAGATTTGGACGGCATTTGCCAAGCGGGGATTGGGTGCTGGGGCGAAGTATAGCTCAAGGAACCGGGTGGGAAGTACTGAGGTCCCCAGTGGTGTCTGTTGA
- a CDS encoding GPI anchored serine-threonine rich family protein, producing the protein MMRSVIPLVVSLGSLAAAINITSPAANITYAAGSTVTVRWTSVDTDPTNFSLYLWNFVSWPPTYVPLALDIPTADLSYSVQIPCDTNPEWGYQISGINGTNVYIIFAQGDKFTVSEPVEPCVDPAPVPTPSTCPSAAASTVYVTVSPTGSSSRLFHPSSSHVSSSPLPSTTTTTTSSATSKYVKPGIVPKTIGWCSDYAHPVTLDKVPTPTPAPIMTPAPGEGSGGRGPRVKTITTTVSVEACPIDAM; encoded by the coding sequence ATGATGCGCTCCGTGATCCCCCTGGTTGTTTCGCTTGGCTCGCTGGCTGCGGCCATCAACATCACCAGTCCTGCAGCCAACATCACCTACGCAGCGGGGTCCACTGTGACCGTCCGGTGGACCAGCGTCGACACCGATCCCACCAACTTCAGCCTCTACCTTTGGAACTTTGTCTCCTGGCCTCCGACTTATGTGCCGCTGGCCCTGGACATCCCCACGGCCGATCTGTCCTACTCCGTTCAGATCCCCTGCGACACCAACCCCGAATGGGGCTACCAGATCAGCGGCATCAACGGCACCAACGTCTACATCATCTTCGCGCAGGGCGACAAGTTCACCGTCTCCGAGCCTGTCGAGCCCTGCGTCGACCCTGCCCCGGTGCCCACGCCGTCCACCTGCCCCAGCGCTGCGGCGTCTACCGTTTATGTCACGGTGAGCCCTACCGGTTCCAGCTCCCGTCTTTTCCATCCATCTTCCTCCCacgtctcctcttctcctttgcccagcaccaccaccaccaccacctcctctgCAACCTCCAAATATGTGAAGCCCGGAATCGTGCCTAAGACTATTGGTTGGTGTTCAGACTACGCCCACCCTGTGACCTTGGACAAGGTTCCCACCCCGACTCCGGCCCCGATTATGACCCCCGCCCCTGGTGAGGGCAGCGGTGGTCGTGGTCCTCGTGTCAAGACCATCACTACGACAGTGAGTGTCGAGGCTTGTCCGATCGATGCGATGTGA
- a CDS encoding glycoside hydrolase family 13 protein: MSPHAITTVPTGANNWWKEATVYQVYPASFKDSNGDGWGDIPGLISKVPYLHSLGVDVVWLSPHYDSPMHDMGYDISDYEKVLPAYGTVADVKKLIDECHARGMKLILDLVVNHTSDEHAWFKESRSSRDNEKRDWYFWRPARYDEHGNRLPPTNYRGYFAGSTWTWDEQTQEYYLHLYAKEQPDLNWDNRATREAIYNSAIRFWLDRGVDGFRVDTVNKYSKRTDFPDAPVTDPKSYIQPAVEMWCNGPRIHEFLREMYDEALAPYGDVMTVGELANTPDPNDVLKYVGASAKQLSMVFHLDIGHIGMGSSLEDKYIFQPWKLTELKAIVGKWQSFVEGTDGWTTAFCENHDNGRSVSRFGSDDPEFRERSAKMLALMMVAMTGTLFLYQGQEIGMINAPRDWSIGEYKDIEGLGYYREAERQAANGTDPSRPERIMEGLRILARDHARLPMQWDDSPNAGFTTGTPWMRTHDLYRDINVKKQESDPQSILSFWKKVLRLRKEYRELFIHGAFEVVDFENLETFCFVKSREEKRALVALNFTSSPQPLTQASMAGEMKLLVSNYPSSKLGTLQPYEGRIYIS; encoded by the exons ATGTCACCGCATGCGATAACAACCGTTCCCACAGGGGCCAACAACTGGTGGAAAGAGGCCACTGTCTACCAG GTATACCCCGCATCATTCAAAGATTCCAACGGCGACGGATGGGGCGATATCCCCGGTCTGATCTCCAAGGTCCCATACCTTCATTCGCTGGGCGTCGACGTAGTATGGCTCTCACCGCACTACGACTCGCCAATGCACGACATGGGCTACGACATTTCCGACTATGAAAAAGTGCTTCCGGCATACGGGACTGTCGCGGACGTCAAGAAGCTAATTGACGAGTGCCATGCGCGCGGTATGAAGCTTATCCTTGATTTAGTTGTGAACCACACCAGTGACGAGCACGCCTGGTTCAAGGAAagccgcagcagcagagacaaCGAAAAACGCGACTGGTATTTCTGGCGGCCGGCACGGTACGACGAGCACGGCAATCGGCTTCCACCGACAAATTACCGGGGCTATTTTGCAGGGAGTACGTGGACGTGGGACGAGCAGACGCAAGAGTATTACCTACATCTGTACGCGAAGGAGCAGCCTGACTTGAACTGGGATAACCGAGCCACGCGGGAAGCCATCTATAACAGCGCGATTCGGTTCTGGCTTGATAGAGGGGTGGATGGCTTCCGCGTTGACACCGTCAACAAATATAGCAAGCGGACGGATTTCCCTGATGCGCCTGTCACCGACCCCAAGAGCTATATTCAGCCCGCGGTGGAGATGTGGTGCAATGGTCCGCGCATCCATGAGTTCCTGCGCGAAATGTACGACGAAGCGTTGGCGCCGTACGGAGACGTAATGACCGTTGGTGAGTTGGCGAATACGCCCGACCCGAACGATGTGCTCAAGTATGTTGGTGCGTCTGCGAAGCAGTTGAGCATGGTCTTCCACTTGGATATTGGTCATATCGGCATGGGCAGCAGCTTGGAAGACAAGTACATCTTCCAGCCATGGAAGCTCACTGAGCTGAAGGCCATCGTGGGCAAGTGGCAGTCTTTTGTCGAGGGGACGGACGGGTGGACGACGGCATTCTGTGAGAACCACGACAACGGCCGGTCGGTGTCACGATTTGGATCCGATGACCCTGAGTTTCGAGAGCGCTCCGCGAAGATGctggcgttgatgatggtggccaTGACCGGAACATTGTTCTTATATCAGGGGCAGGAAATCGGAATGATCAATGCGCCGCGGGATTGGTCAATTGGGGAGTACAAGGACATTGAAGGGCTGGGATACTATCGAGAGGCCGAGCGTCAGGCTGCGAACGGGACTGATCCAAGCAGACCTGAACGTATCATGGAAGGACTGCGAATTCTGGCGCGAGATCATGCCCGACTGCCGATGCAGTGGGATGATTCTCCCAACGCCGGATTTACAACAGGAACACCATGGATGCGCACTCACGACCTGTACAGAGACATCAAcgtgaagaagcaggagtcAGATCCTCAAAGTATACTTtcgttctggaagaaggtaCTGCGGCTGCGCAAGGAATACCGCGAGTTATTCATCCATGGTGCGTTTGAGGTGGTGGACTTTGAGAATCTCGAGACCTTTTGCTTTGTGAAGTCCagggaggagaagcgggCATTGGTTGCCTTGAACTTCACCTCTTCACCTCAGCCACTTACACAGGCTAGTATGGCAGGGGAGATGAAGCTCTTGGTCAGCAACTATCCTTCCTCGAAACTGGGTACATTACAGCCGTACGAGGGGAGGATCTACATATCGTGA